One window of the Shewanella cyperi genome contains the following:
- a CDS encoding LysE family translocator: MDSNLLTLLMSAALFCITMTMTPGPNNVLLATSGANFGVRRTLPHLLGIRLGTTSLHLAVLLGLGSLFSQWPLLHEILKWLSIGYLAYLAIGIMLGGGASAGNRVSSKPMTIPEAAMFQWINPKSWMAVMTLCSAFTLAGQDYWQSALGGVLVFNLVGFPASFTWVWVGKAIARWLHTPRRRRGFNLTMGMALLSTLPMLLH; encoded by the coding sequence ATGGATAGCAACCTGCTTACCCTGCTGATGTCTGCCGCGCTGTTTTGCATCACCATGACCATGACGCCGGGGCCCAACAATGTGCTGCTGGCCACTTCCGGCGCCAACTTCGGGGTGCGCCGCACCTTGCCGCACTTGCTGGGGATCCGCCTGGGCACCACCTCACTGCATCTGGCGGTGTTGCTGGGCCTGGGGTCGTTGTTCAGCCAATGGCCGCTGCTGCACGAGATACTCAAGTGGTTGTCCATCGGCTATCTGGCCTATCTGGCGATTGGCATTATGCTTGGTGGTGGCGCTTCCGCCGGCAACAGGGTTAGCAGCAAGCCCATGACCATTCCCGAGGCGGCCATGTTTCAGTGGATCAACCCCAAAAGCTGGATGGCGGTGATGACATTGTGCAGTGCCTTTACCCTGGCGGGTCAGGATTACTGGCAGAGTGCCCTGGGCGGGGTGCTGGTGTTTAATCTGGTGGGCTTTCCCGCCTCCTTTACCTGGGTGTGGGTGGGCAAGGCCATCGCCCGCTGGTTGCACACCCCGCGGCGGCGTCGCGGATTCAATCTCACTATGGGCATGGCCCTGCTGTCCACCTTGCCCATGCTGCTGCACTGA
- a CDS encoding aminotransferase-like domain-containing protein, with translation MVTIWVPTLAEGSDSKYHKLANAIANAIESGELAQGCKLPPQRRLADALGVTVGTVTRAYGLCEQRGWVEARVGDGTYVRHRSKITEQTEAISDLAGCAQRMTDQIQQCSDAMMRIARDPQRLGQLLQYQHHALPHQQRLFCSWLKTQGIQARPEQLLFCQGAQQGIHALLSAICAPGDTVLHEAWCFTGIGIAARQLHLNTLAVPLTEDGLDLQALEQAMMEHSPKALYITPNNQNPTCIGYSKEQRLAILALARRFEVLVIEDDVNYCLDDEWSLPLWHYDQIHQEAKDHGDRQSHNPERGNVVYVSSLSKRFAGGLRQGYMLLPQALLPRVNQALLASCWMVSSLNIELACELLQQGAIHQKRDPLIRQIRAAGLAMADSLGLKSRWRGLNGFLELPPQVQAQSLVTQLATEGILLRSAAEFGDPANAVRLSIGRLPEDKYQDIFNRIAQAIREQLYGCIAVT, from the coding sequence ATGGTTACAATTTGGGTACCGACCCTGGCCGAAGGCAGCGACAGCAAGTATCACAAGCTGGCCAATGCCATAGCCAACGCCATTGAAAGCGGCGAGCTGGCCCAGGGCTGCAAGCTGCCGCCCCAGCGGCGCCTGGCCGATGCCCTGGGCGTCACAGTGGGCACAGTCACCCGGGCCTATGGCCTGTGCGAGCAACGGGGCTGGGTCGAGGCCCGGGTGGGTGACGGCACCTATGTGCGCCATCGCAGCAAGATCACAGAGCAGACCGAGGCCATTTCCGATCTGGCCGGCTGTGCCCAGCGCATGACAGATCAGATCCAGCAATGCAGCGATGCCATGATGCGCATAGCACGCGATCCGCAGCGCCTGGGGCAGTTGTTGCAATACCAACACCATGCACTGCCGCACCAGCAACGCCTGTTCTGCAGTTGGTTGAAGACCCAGGGGATACAGGCACGGCCCGAGCAATTGCTGTTCTGTCAGGGCGCCCAGCAAGGGATCCATGCCCTGCTCAGCGCCATCTGCGCCCCGGGTGATACCGTGCTGCACGAGGCCTGGTGTTTTACCGGCATAGGCATAGCCGCCCGTCAATTGCATCTGAACACCCTTGCTGTGCCGTTGACCGAAGATGGTCTTGATCTGCAGGCGCTGGAGCAAGCCATGATGGAGCACAGTCCCAAGGCGCTCTACATCACCCCAAACAACCAGAATCCCACCTGCATCGGCTACAGCAAGGAGCAGCGCCTTGCCATACTGGCACTGGCCAGACGCTTTGAGGTGCTGGTCATTGAGGATGATGTCAATTACTGCCTGGATGATGAGTGGTCGCTGCCGCTGTGGCACTACGATCAAATTCACCAAGAGGCCAAGGACCACGGCGACAGACAAAGCCATAATCCGGAGCGGGGCAATGTGGTCTATGTATCGAGCCTGTCAAAGCGGTTTGCCGGTGGGCTGCGCCAGGGCTATATGTTGCTGCCCCAGGCCCTGTTACCCAGGGTCAATCAGGCGCTGCTCGCCAGTTGCTGGATGGTCAGCAGCCTCAACATTGAATTGGCCTGCGAGCTGCTGCAACAGGGTGCCATTCATCAAAAGCGCGACCCTTTAATCAGGCAGATCCGCGCCGCCGGTCTTGCCATGGCGGACAGCCTGGGGCTTAAAAGCCGCTGGCGCGGCCTCAATGGTTTCCTTGAACTGCCGCCCCAGGTGCAGGCCCAATCCCTGGTGACCCAGTTGGCAACGGAAGGCATTTTGCTGCGCAGCGCCGCGGAGTTCGGCGATCCCGCCAATGCGGTGCGCCTCAGCATAGGTCGTCTGCCCGAAGACAAATATCAGGACATATTCAATCGCATAGCTCAGGCCATCCGGGAACAGCTCTATGGCTGCATCGCCGTTACCTGA
- a CDS encoding glutathione S-transferase, whose product MRVTHGNHRPPALDWRHRLSQSLLPMPQALLYSFRRCPYAMRARAAIASAGIEVRLREVMLKRKPTQLLAINPKGTVPVLQLEDEVLTESLDIMVWALRQRDPHHLFVKDQEPQLQLIRQMDKEFKPWLDKYKYADRYPQHGADHYRSQCLEFLAPLELRLAKQAFLYGPTPSMADLAVFPFVRQFAMVDNNWFEAALSGLAAWLTSWLQGPLFSAIMTQYVEFADGGAEHSFGDCQLCRLV is encoded by the coding sequence ATGCGTGTCACCCATGGCAATCACAGGCCGCCGGCGCTAGACTGGCGCCACCGCTTGTCTCAGTCATTATTGCCCATGCCCCAAGCCCTGCTCTACTCCTTTCGCCGTTGTCCCTACGCCATGCGGGCCCGCGCCGCCATAGCCTCGGCGGGTATTGAGGTGCGCCTGCGAGAGGTGATGCTGAAACGTAAGCCCACACAGCTGCTGGCCATCAATCCCAAAGGCACAGTGCCCGTGCTGCAACTTGAAGACGAGGTGCTGACCGAAAGCCTGGATATCATGGTATGGGCCCTGAGGCAGAGGGACCCACATCATTTGTTTGTCAAAGACCAAGAGCCACAACTGCAACTTATCAGGCAAATGGACAAGGAATTCAAACCCTGGCTCGACAAATACAAGTATGCCGATCGCTATCCACAGCACGGTGCAGACCATTACCGCAGCCAATGCCTGGAATTTCTAGCGCCGCTGGAGCTCAGACTGGCAAAGCAGGCCTTTCTCTATGGTCCGACCCCTTCAATGGCGGACCTGGCCGTGTTTCCCTTTGTGCGTCAGTTTGCTATGGTGGACAACAACTGGTTCGAGGCCGCCCTGTCCGGTTTGGCTGCCTGGCTGACAAGCTGGCTCCAAGGGCCGCTGTTCAGCGCCATCATGACCCAGTACGTTGAGTTTGCCGACGGCGGCGCCGAACACAGTTTCGGCGACTGCCAATTGTGCCGGCTTGTCTGA
- a CDS encoding SulP family inorganic anion transporter, translating to MPGLASFKDYRREWFADDIKAGLSVTAVALPVAIAYAQLTGVNPLVGLYSCVLPMLVYALMGTSRQLIVGPDAATCAVVAAVVTPLAGGDSVKHWQLVMTMTAMTGFWCLVASRFKLGILADFLSKPILMGLLNGVALTIIVGQLSKILGFKFDERYLLDRLAAVPNYLSDVHWATLAMSLGAILVYLLVKRFKPSWPATMVVILACTLVSWGGDLTQYGVVLVGEISLDMPGVQVPVFDLGLARELVMPALNLAMVSFVSMMLTARSFAAKNGYDIDPDMEFRALGMANIASALSQGFAVSGADSRTAVNDAAGGKTQLVSLIAALIIGIVAWLFTAPLAFIPQSALGIVLVVASWSLIDLKTLWKLRLRDKRAFLLALTTFVAVLLIGVIPGITLAVLLGLFQFLQVVMRPTDQCLGLDAKGVLRSLDGSDKAKAVPGVFIYRFNSPLTYFNASYFKRRLLERIAAEPVTPECVIIDAVPSFTHADISVMAMLSDLHNLFKRKQIRLILAGRKRQLLTWCEAQGIPTGEGGLLIRSDLYLALKMSQLYRQALAEGQAPPLKRPVELDLVLEHSHL from the coding sequence ATGCCGGGTCTGGCATCTTTCAAAGATTATCGCCGTGAATGGTTTGCCGATGATATTAAGGCGGGATTATCGGTCACGGCCGTGGCCTTGCCCGTGGCCATCGCCTATGCCCAATTGACCGGGGTGAATCCCCTGGTGGGGCTCTACTCCTGCGTTCTGCCCATGTTGGTTTATGCCCTGATGGGCACCTCAAGGCAATTGATCGTCGGTCCCGATGCCGCCACCTGCGCCGTGGTGGCCGCCGTGGTGACGCCGCTGGCCGGTGGTGACAGCGTCAAGCACTGGCAGCTGGTGATGACCATGACGGCCATGACCGGCTTTTGGTGCCTGGTGGCAAGTCGGTTCAAACTGGGGATCCTTGCCGACTTCCTCTCCAAGCCAATCCTGATGGGACTGCTTAACGGTGTGGCCCTGACCATTATTGTGGGCCAGCTGTCGAAGATCCTGGGATTCAAATTTGACGAGCGCTACCTGCTGGACAGGTTGGCGGCCGTACCCAATTACCTGTCCGACGTGCACTGGGCCACCCTGGCCATGAGCCTGGGGGCCATTTTGGTTTACCTGCTGGTGAAGCGCTTTAAACCGAGCTGGCCGGCGACCATGGTGGTGATCCTGGCCTGTACCCTGGTGAGCTGGGGCGGGGATCTGACCCAATACGGTGTGGTCCTGGTTGGCGAGATCAGTTTGGACATGCCGGGGGTACAGGTGCCTGTGTTTGACCTGGGCCTGGCCCGTGAGCTGGTGATGCCGGCACTCAACCTGGCCATGGTCAGTTTCGTCAGCATGATGTTGACGGCCCGCAGTTTCGCAGCGAAAAACGGCTACGATATCGACCCCGATATGGAATTTCGCGCCCTGGGAATGGCCAATATCGCCTCGGCCCTGTCACAGGGCTTTGCCGTCAGTGGTGCCGATTCGCGCACCGCGGTCAACGATGCCGCCGGCGGTAAAACCCAGTTGGTGTCCCTGATAGCGGCTCTTATCATAGGCATTGTGGCCTGGTTGTTTACCGCGCCGCTGGCCTTTATACCCCAATCTGCCCTGGGGATAGTGCTGGTGGTGGCTTCCTGGTCGCTCATCGATCTCAAAACCCTGTGGAAACTCAGACTCAGGGACAAACGGGCATTTTTGCTGGCGCTGACCACCTTTGTGGCCGTGTTGCTGATTGGGGTGATCCCCGGCATTACCCTGGCCGTACTCCTGGGGCTGTTCCAGTTTCTGCAGGTGGTGATGCGGCCAACGGATCAGTGTCTGGGACTGGATGCCAAGGGGGTGCTGCGCAGCCTCGACGGCTCAGACAAGGCCAAGGCCGTGCCTGGGGTGTTTATTTACCGCTTCAATTCTCCGTTAACCTACTTTAACGCCAGCTACTTCAAACGGCGGTTACTGGAACGGATAGCGGCCGAACCCGTGACTCCCGAGTGTGTCATCATAGATGCGGTGCCGAGTTTTACCCATGCGGATATCAGTGTGATGGCCATGCTGTCGGATCTGCATAACCTCTTCAAGCGCAAACAAATACGGCTGATTTTGGCTGGGCGAAAGCGCCAGCTGCTGACCTGGTGCGAGGCCCAGGGGATACCTACGGGTGAGGGGGGCTTGCTGATCCGCTCGGATCTGTATCTGGCACTGAAGATGAGTCAGCTTTATCGGCAGGCACTCGCCGAGGGCCAGGCACCACCATTGAAGCGACCTGTTGAATTGGACCTGGTGCTGGAGCACAGCCACCTGTAA
- the trhO gene encoding oxygen-dependent tRNA uridine(34) hydroxylase TrhO gives MLPNSNQEASTPAIVVCALYKFVSLPEYEQLKAPLEKVLLDNGIRGTLLLAAEGINGTVAGSRTGIDAMLAFLQSQPGLDNLVFKLSFDSEMPFYRTKVKLKKEIVTMGVEGIDPLKVVGTYVKPADWNALISDPEVLLVDTRNDYEVQIGTFKNALNPKTETFREFPEYVKQNLDPARHKKVAMFCTGGIRCEKSTAFLKEQGFDEVYHLEGGILKYLEEVPQEQSLWQGECFVFDNRVAVNHQLEKGQYDQCNACRMPITAEDKLLPSYVQGISCLHCIDSHSDKQRRRFEERERQVQLARERREAHIGSDVNDIIRARREAKELERKAQAEKNAS, from the coding sequence ATGTTACCCAATTCCAATCAAGAGGCATCCACCCCAGCAATAGTGGTGTGTGCCCTGTACAAGTTTGTATCCCTGCCCGAGTATGAACAGCTCAAGGCGCCGCTGGAAAAAGTCTTGCTGGATAACGGCATCCGCGGCACCCTGCTGCTCGCTGCCGAGGGCATCAATGGCACTGTGGCCGGCAGCCGCACCGGCATTGACGCCATGCTGGCGTTTCTGCAATCCCAGCCCGGACTCGACAACCTGGTGTTCAAGTTGTCCTTCGACAGCGAGATGCCGTTCTACCGCACCAAGGTCAAGCTCAAGAAAGAGATAGTGACCATGGGCGTGGAAGGCATAGATCCACTCAAGGTGGTGGGCACCTATGTCAAACCCGCCGACTGGAACGCGCTGATCTCCGATCCCGAAGTCCTGCTGGTGGATACCCGCAATGACTATGAAGTGCAGATTGGCACCTTCAAAAATGCGCTTAACCCCAAGACCGAGACCTTCCGTGAGTTTCCTGAGTATGTGAAGCAAAACCTGGATCCGGCCCGTCACAAGAAGGTGGCCATGTTCTGCACCGGTGGAATTCGCTGTGAAAAGTCCACCGCATTCCTTAAGGAACAGGGCTTTGACGAGGTGTATCACCTGGAGGGCGGCATTCTCAAGTACCTGGAGGAAGTCCCCCAGGAGCAGAGCCTGTGGCAGGGCGAATGCTTTGTGTTTGATAACCGGGTGGCGGTCAATCACCAGCTGGAAAAAGGTCAGTACGATCAGTGCAACGCCTGCCGTATGCCCATCACCGCCGAAGACAAGTTGTTGCCCTCCTATGTGCAGGGGATAAGTTGCCTGCACTGCATCGACAGTCACAGCGACAAGCAGCGTCGCCGCTTTGAGGAGCGCGAGCGTCAGGTGCAGTTGGCCAGGGAGCGCCGCGAGGCCCACATTGGCAGCGATGTGAACGACATCATTCGTGCCCGCCGGGAAGCCAAGGAACTGGAGCGCAAGGCCCAGGCCGAGAAAAACGCTTCTTAA
- a CDS encoding CPBP family intramembrane glutamic endopeptidase has translation MSTTYSNTPEGGTNLTTSVKGRALWAGLALALGVPTLLALYSPKSWFPGAGQTVSVAIGELCFWLLAAALLLTVRFGERSPWSSMGLSKPRWAGLGWGFVAGLALLLLYPLIQGLLKAVGLDPSQMNSLDLKTLPPWMVIGMALRAGIVEEVLFRGYLLERLGTLFGQRQLGALLSLIFFVAVHARSWSAGHLIFVAIAGALLTGLYLWRRDLWTNILAHTLTDGVGLLALRFAPA, from the coding sequence ATGAGTACCACTTATTCCAATACCCCCGAGGGTGGGACCAATCTGACCACGTCCGTGAAGGGCCGCGCCCTTTGGGCCGGATTGGCGCTGGCACTCGGGGTGCCGACGCTGCTGGCCCTTTACAGCCCCAAGAGCTGGTTTCCGGGCGCCGGGCAGACTGTCAGCGTCGCCATTGGCGAGCTGTGTTTTTGGCTGTTGGCCGCGGCATTGCTGTTGACGGTGCGCTTCGGTGAGCGCTCACCCTGGTCGAGCATGGGCCTGAGCAAGCCGCGTTGGGCCGGCCTTGGCTGGGGTTTTGTCGCCGGGCTGGCGCTGTTGCTCCTCTATCCCCTGATACAGGGCTTGCTGAAGGCTGTGGGACTGGATCCTTCGCAGATGAACAGCCTGGATCTCAAGACGCTGCCGCCCTGGATGGTGATAGGCATGGCCCTCAGAGCCGGGATAGTGGAGGAAGTCCTGTTTCGCGGATATCTGCTGGAACGGCTGGGAACCTTATTTGGCCAAAGGCAATTGGGGGCGCTGTTGTCGCTGATCTTCTTTGTGGCCGTGCATGCCAGGAGCTGGTCTGCGGGACATTTGATTTTTGTGGCCATAGCCGGCGCCTTGTTGACCGGGCTCTATCTGTGGCGACGGGATCTGTGGACCAATATTCTGGCCCACACCCTGACCGATGGCGTGGGCCTGTTGGCACTGCGCTTTGCCCCGGCCTAA
- a CDS encoding TetR/AcrR family transcriptional regulator, translating into MTKNTERDTERDTVRDKKDKKDKKTQYHHGDLRAALVQAAGEILTSEGPDALSLRGVAARAGVSHSAPYRHFTDRRALLSAVASEGFRELAHRQRSHSNDVTTNLTEVGRSYLQFALEHSAMYRLMFMSDILEANPDPDIARMSREAFETLRQSINALLPDCRHTGALCIMMWSQLHGLAQMLLETRLRDWMRDGVDDDGMIEAACTTLPETIKHAAGVLAAKATAQQGLSD; encoded by the coding sequence ATGACTAAAAATACTGAACGAGACACTGAACGAGACACTGTACGAGACAAGAAAGACAAAAAAGACAAGAAAACCCAATACCACCACGGCGATCTGCGTGCCGCCCTGGTACAGGCCGCCGGCGAAATACTGACGAGCGAAGGACCCGATGCCCTCAGCCTGCGGGGCGTGGCCGCCCGGGCTGGGGTATCCCACAGCGCCCCCTACCGCCATTTCACCGACCGCCGAGCCCTGCTCTCTGCCGTGGCCAGCGAGGGTTTCCGAGAACTGGCACATCGGCAGCGCAGCCACAGCAATGACGTCACCACCAACCTTACCGAGGTAGGCCGCAGCTACCTGCAATTTGCCCTGGAGCATTCGGCCATGTACCGGCTGATGTTTATGTCGGATATCCTTGAAGCCAACCCGGATCCCGATATCGCCCGTATGTCACGGGAAGCTTTCGAGACCCTGCGCCAGTCCATCAACGCGCTGCTGCCGGACTGTCGCCACACGGGCGCCCTGTGCATCATGATGTGGTCGCAACTCCATGGACTGGCGCAGATGCTGCTGGAAACCCGGCTCAGGGATTGGATGCGCGATGGCGTGGATGACGACGGCATGATAGAAGCCGCCTGCACCACCCTGCCCGAGACCATTAAGCATGCCGCCGGCGTACTGGCAGCCAAGGCTACTGCACAGCAAGGTCTCAGCGATTAA
- a CDS encoding acetolactate synthase 3 large subunit, giving the protein MEQLSGASMIVRSLIDEGVKHIFGYPGGSVLDIYDALHEISGIEHILVRHEQAAVHMADGYARATGKVGVVLVTSGPGATNAITGIATAYMDSIPLVVLSGQVPSSLIGNDAFQECDMIGISRPIVKHSFLVKDPAEIPEVIKKAFYIAASGRPGPVVVDLPKDTLNPALKFDYVYPGEVKMRSYNPTVSGHKGQIRRGLQALLAAKKPVLYVGGGAIISACHKQLLALSERLNIPVVNTLMGLGAFPGTHPNNIGMLGMHGRYEANMTMHNSDLIFGIGVRFDDRTTNNVEKYCPNATILHIDIDPSSISKTVRVDIPIVGSAEFVLDEMLALLDADSSLGNDEAALDCWWNDINQWRARKCLAYQSSGEKIKPQQVIETLYRLTQGEAYVSSDVGQHQMFAALYYPFDKPRRWINSGGLGTMGFGLPAAMGVKMALPDETVVCVTGDGSIQMNIQELSTALQYDVPVKIINLNNRFLGMVKQWQDMIYSGRHSHSYMDSVPNFAKIAEAYGHVGMTITRPDELESKLAEALAMKDRLVFVDINVDETEHVYPMQIRGGAMNDMWLSKTEKS; this is encoded by the coding sequence ATGGAACAGCTTTCTGGCGCCAGCATGATAGTTCGATCTCTGATCGACGAAGGCGTAAAACACATTTTCGGTTATCCGGGCGGTTCGGTTCTGGATATCTACGATGCCCTCCACGAAATTTCCGGCATAGAACACATTCTGGTGCGCCATGAGCAGGCCGCGGTCCACATGGCCGACGGTTACGCCCGCGCCACCGGCAAGGTGGGTGTGGTGCTGGTGACCTCGGGCCCCGGCGCCACCAATGCCATTACCGGCATAGCCACCGCCTACATGGACTCCATTCCCCTGGTGGTGCTTTCCGGTCAGGTACCCAGCAGCCTGATAGGCAATGACGCCTTTCAGGAATGCGACATGATTGGCATCTCCCGCCCGATAGTGAAGCACTCTTTCCTGGTCAAAGATCCGGCGGAAATTCCCGAGGTCATCAAAAAAGCCTTTTATATCGCCGCCAGCGGCCGTCCCGGCCCCGTGGTGGTGGATTTGCCCAAGGACACCCTCAATCCGGCACTGAAATTCGACTACGTCTATCCGGGCGAAGTGAAGATGCGCTCCTATAACCCCACGGTTTCAGGCCACAAGGGCCAGATCCGCCGGGGCTTGCAGGCGCTGCTGGCGGCCAAGAAACCGGTGCTGTACGTGGGTGGCGGCGCCATTATTTCCGCCTGCCACAAGCAATTGCTGGCGCTGTCGGAGCGGCTCAATATTCCCGTGGTCAATACCCTGATGGGCCTTGGCGCCTTTCCCGGCACCCACCCCAACAACATAGGTATGCTTGGCATGCATGGCCGCTATGAGGCCAACATGACCATGCACAACAGCGATCTGATTTTCGGCATAGGGGTGCGCTTTGACGACCGCACCACCAACAACGTGGAAAAATACTGCCCCAATGCCACCATTTTGCACATAGACATAGATCCCTCCTCCATCTCCAAGACGGTGCGGGTCGACATTCCCATAGTGGGCAGCGCCGAGTTTGTGCTGGATGAAATGCTGGCCCTGCTGGATGCTGACAGCTCCCTGGGCAACGACGAAGCCGCCCTTGATTGTTGGTGGAACGACATCAACCAGTGGCGCGCGCGCAAGTGTCTGGCGTACCAGAGCAGCGGCGAAAAAATCAAGCCCCAGCAGGTGATCGAAACCCTGTATCGTCTCACCCAGGGTGAGGCCTATGTCAGCTCGGACGTGGGCCAGCATCAGATGTTTGCCGCCCTCTACTACCCCTTTGACAAACCCAGACGTTGGATAAACTCCGGCGGTCTCGGCACCATGGGCTTTGGCCTGCCTGCCGCCATGGGCGTCAAGATGGCGTTGCCGGATGAAACCGTGGTGTGCGTTACCGGTGACGGCTCAATCCAGATGAACATTCAGGAGCTGTCCACCGCACTGCAATACGATGTGCCGGTGAAAATCATCAATCTCAACAACCGTTTCCTTGGCATGGTCAAGCAGTGGCAGGACATGATTTACTCAGGTCGCCACTCCCATTCCTATATGGATTCCGTGCCCAACTTTGCCAAAATTGCCGAGGCCTATGGCCACGTGGGTATGACCATCACCCGGCCCGACGAGCTGGAAAGCAAACTCGCCGAAGCCCTGGCCATGAAGGACCGCCTGGTGTTTGTCGACATCAATGTCGATGAAACCGAACACGTCTACCCCATGCAGATCCGCGGCGGGGCAATGAACGACATGTGGCTGAGCAAAACGGAGAAAAGCTGA
- the ilvN gene encoding acetolactate synthase small subunit, protein MRRIISVLLENQPGALSRVVGLFSQRGYNIECLTVAPTDDPTLSRMNITVAADEMVLEQIEKQLHKLIDVLKVSNITEAAHIERELALVKVKAQGELREEIKRTADIFRGQIVDVTAQLYTIQMAGTSEKLDAFIAALGEVTKVVEVSRSGVVGLARGDKAMRA, encoded by the coding sequence ATGCGCCGAATCATATCTGTGTTACTGGAAAACCAACCCGGCGCCCTCTCCCGTGTGGTGGGCCTGTTTTCCCAACGTGGCTACAACATTGAGTGCCTGACGGTGGCGCCAACGGACGATCCGACCCTGTCGCGGATGAACATCACGGTCGCCGCCGATGAAATGGTACTGGAGCAAATCGAAAAGCAACTGCACAAGCTTATCGACGTGCTCAAGGTGTCCAACATTACCGAGGCCGCCCACATAGAGCGGGAGCTGGCCCTGGTGAAAGTCAAGGCCCAGGGGGAACTGCGGGAAGAAATCAAGCGCACCGCCGACATCTTCCGCGGCCAGATAGTGGACGTCACCGCCCAGCTGTACACCATACAAATGGCCGGTACCAGCGAGAAGCTCGATGCCTTTATCGCTGCCCTTGGCGAAGTCACCAAGGTGGTGGAAGTGTCCCGATCCGGCGTGGTGGGCCTTGCCCGTGGCGACAAGGCCATGCGAGCCTGA
- a CDS encoding multidrug effflux MFS transporter — protein MPSKVLLIPLLAAIVAINPLAIDMYLPAMADIAAGFGSDITTVQQSLSLYLAGYAIGMLLFGPLADRFGRRPLVLLGLGGATVLSLAVSFAHSIELFLVLRFLQAFIGAAATVVVPGYIKQIYGEHTAKGMSYVSLIMMLAPLLAPSIGSLILGISHWQMIFWLLSLYAGAALLLVWRKLHLPVTLVRHDAKPGFLRSYATVLSRRGVKGYIGSGVLTSFAYFCYLTASPFVFMEVFGLDSHWFAIVFACNVGALMAANIVNTRIVGRFGSRRMLHAATVLGMFFGACLVLVNLLELDYQITVLVLMAFMACLGIMSVNADALVLLKFQHETGTATAVIGTLRFGCGAFAGPLLALFYTGTALPFALLMFASVLLAFVSQRLASQEH, from the coding sequence ATGCCGAGCAAGGTGCTGCTCATCCCCTTGCTGGCGGCCATAGTGGCCATCAATCCGCTGGCCATCGACATGTACCTGCCGGCCATGGCGGACATAGCCGCGGGTTTTGGCAGCGATATCACCACGGTGCAGCAGTCCCTGAGTCTGTACCTTGCAGGCTATGCCATCGGCATGTTGCTCTTTGGCCCCCTGGCGGACCGCTTTGGCCGTCGCCCCCTGGTGTTGCTGGGCCTTGGCGGCGCCACTGTCCTCAGCCTTGCCGTCAGCTTTGCCCATTCCATTGAGCTGTTTCTGGTGCTGCGTTTCCTGCAGGCCTTTATCGGCGCGGCGGCCACGGTTGTGGTGCCGGGTTATATCAAGCAAATTTACGGCGAGCACACGGCCAAGGGCATGTCCTATGTGAGCCTGATTATGATGCTGGCGCCCCTGCTGGCGCCGAGTATCGGCAGTCTTATCCTCGGCATCAGTCATTGGCAGATGATCTTCTGGCTGCTCAGCCTCTATGCCGGCGCGGCGCTGCTGCTGGTGTGGCGCAAGCTGCACCTGCCCGTGACCCTGGTGCGTCACGATGCCAAACCCGGTTTTTTACGCTCCTACGCCACTGTGCTCAGCCGCCGGGGCGTCAAGGGCTATATCGGCAGCGGCGTACTGACCTCGTTTGCCTATTTTTGCTACCTGACCGCCTCCCCCTTTGTGTTTATGGAGGTCTTCGGTCTCGACAGTCACTGGTTTGCCATAGTATTTGCCTGCAATGTCGGCGCCCTGATGGCGGCCAACATAGTCAATACCCGTATCGTCGGCCGCTTTGGCTCCAGGCGCATGCTCCACGCCGCCACTGTGCTGGGCATGTTCTTCGGTGCCTGCCTGGTGTTGGTGAATCTGCTGGAGCTGGATTATCAAATCACAGTGCTGGTGCTGATGGCGTTTATGGCTTGCCTGGGGATCATGTCGGTCAATGCCGACGCCCTGGTGCTGCTGAAATTCCAGCATGAAACCGGCACGGCCACCGCGGTTATAGGCACCCTGAGATTTGGCTGCGGCGCCTTCGCAGGTCCGCTGCTGGCGCTGTTTTATACCGGCACCGCCCTGCCCTTCGCGCTGCTGATGTTTGCCTCTGTGCTGCTGGCCTTCGTCAGTCAGCGTCTGGCAAGTCAGGAACACTAA